A portion of the Acidihalobacter yilgarnensis genome contains these proteins:
- a CDS encoding c-type cytochrome produces the protein MDATSRILMVVSMGLLLLVAVFFISGLVKHIDSVGSVDSAKASSTNTAETAERIRPVGEVRSEDVTKPRPILSGKQIVGSVCIQCHGSGVLGAPKIGSHGLWAARVGQGYDVLLKHAEEGFKNMPARGGDPRLGNDDLKRAIAYMVGESGFSPPTGWRTVGMPSTGATEAKS, from the coding sequence ATGGATGCTACCTCGCGCATTCTCATGGTCGTATCCATGGGATTGCTGCTGTTGGTGGCGGTGTTTTTCATCAGTGGGCTGGTAAAGCATATCGATTCGGTCGGATCGGTGGATAGTGCGAAGGCTTCGTCCACGAACACAGCGGAGACCGCTGAGCGTATCCGACCGGTGGGTGAGGTTAGATCTGAAGATGTGACGAAACCGAGACCTATTCTGTCGGGCAAGCAGATCGTCGGCAGCGTGTGTATACAGTGCCATGGCAGCGGTGTACTTGGTGCGCCCAAGATTGGCAGCCATGGCTTGTGGGCCGCGCGCGTGGGTCAGGGTTATGATGTGTTACTCAAGCATGCTGAAGAGGGTTTCAAGAATATGCCTGCGCGAGGCGGCGATCCGCGATTGGGTAATGATGACCTCAAACGTGCGATTGCCTATATGGTGGGCGAGTCAGGTTTTAGCCCGCCTACCGGTTGGCGGACGGTCGGGATGCCGAGCACTGGCGCTACCGAAGCCAAGTCTTGA
- a CDS encoding amino acid ABC transporter ATP-binding protein: MPEASNHTLADAATPDVMIEIIGMHKWYGEFHVLKDINLVVRQGERIVVCGPSGSGKSTMIRCINRLEEHQRGKILVEGIELTEDVKKIEHIRKEVGMVFQHFNLFPHLSVLDNCCLAPIWVRKMSRKEAEAQAMTYLERVQIANQAHKFPGQLSGGQQQRVAIARSLCMNPKIMLFDEPTSALDPEMIKEVLEVMTGLAEDGMTMVCVTHEMGFAKQVADRVIFMDAGQIVEENVPAEFFSNPRNERTRLFLSQILQH, from the coding sequence ATGCCGGAGGCATCCAATCATACTCTTGCCGACGCGGCTACGCCTGATGTCATGATTGAAATCATCGGCATGCATAAATGGTATGGCGAGTTTCATGTGCTCAAGGACATCAATCTGGTCGTGCGCCAAGGCGAACGCATTGTGGTGTGCGGACCATCGGGCTCAGGCAAATCGACGATGATCCGTTGTATCAACCGCTTGGAGGAGCATCAACGCGGCAAGATCCTGGTTGAAGGTATCGAGCTGACCGAGGATGTGAAGAAAATCGAGCACATCCGAAAGGAAGTGGGCATGGTCTTCCAACACTTCAATCTTTTTCCGCATCTGTCGGTGCTCGACAATTGCTGTCTCGCACCGATCTGGGTGCGCAAGATGTCGCGCAAGGAGGCCGAGGCTCAGGCCATGACCTATCTTGAGCGTGTACAGATTGCCAATCAGGCGCACAAATTTCCGGGGCAGCTATCGGGGGGGCAGCAACAGCGCGTTGCTATCGCGCGAAGCCTGTGCATGAATCCGAAGATCATGTTGTTCGACGAACCCACCTCGGCGTTGGACCCCGAAATGATCAAGGAGGTGTTGGAGGTCATGACTGGGTTGGCCGAAGATGGTATGACCATGGTCTGCGTGACCCACGAAATGGGCTTCGCTAAACAGGTTGCTGATCGGGTGATCTTCATGGATGCCGGGCAGATCGTCGAGGAAAATGTGCCCGCGGAATTTTTCAGCAACCCGCGCAATGAGCGTACACGTCTGTTCCTGAGTCAGATACTGCAACATTAA
- a CDS encoding amino acid ABC transporter permease encodes MKEYQPHPDLPPPSSQVGAIGWLRRNLFSTPLNSLLTLVAAYLLYLTVPPVVEWAFIKASWVGSDRSACTAGGACWVFIEARFSQFIYGFYPPDQLWRVNVGALLLVGLLAWLMLRGMPGKRWVGLFTLLVFPFVAFALFHGGVAGLPVVRTTQWGGLMLTLILSSVGIVAALPLGILLALGRRSQMPIVRALCVAFIELWRGVPLITVLFMASVMLPLFMPEGADVDKLMRALIGIALFQSAYIAEVVRGGLQAIPRGQQEAAASLGLNYWKLMALVILPQALKLVIPGLVTTFIELFKDTTLVSIIGLFDLLGIVQSAFTDPKWLGFALEGFVFAGALYWLFCFGMSRYSMRLERRYDTGHKR; translated from the coding sequence ATGAAGGAATACCAACCGCATCCGGATTTGCCGCCGCCATCTTCGCAAGTAGGCGCGATTGGATGGCTTAGACGCAATCTGTTTTCCACGCCGCTCAATTCGCTATTGACATTGGTTGCGGCCTATCTGCTTTATCTGACGGTGCCCCCGGTTGTCGAGTGGGCATTCATCAAGGCTTCGTGGGTGGGTAGCGATCGCAGCGCTTGTACCGCAGGTGGGGCTTGCTGGGTGTTCATCGAGGCTCGCTTTAGCCAGTTTATCTATGGGTTCTATCCGCCGGATCAGTTGTGGCGCGTTAATGTCGGTGCTTTATTGCTCGTTGGCCTCTTGGCCTGGTTGATGCTTCGCGGCATGCCGGGTAAGCGCTGGGTGGGCTTGTTTACGCTGCTTGTCTTCCCGTTCGTGGCCTTCGCCTTGTTTCACGGTGGCGTGGCGGGTTTGCCAGTGGTGAGAACCACGCAATGGGGCGGCTTGATGTTGACCTTGATCTTGTCATCGGTCGGTATCGTGGCGGCACTACCCCTCGGCATCCTGCTGGCACTGGGACGTCGTTCACAGATGCCCATTGTGCGTGCATTGTGCGTCGCTTTCATCGAGTTGTGGCGCGGCGTGCCCTTGATCACGGTATTGTTTATGGCCTCCGTGATGTTGCCTTTATTCATGCCAGAGGGCGCCGATGTCGATAAATTAATGCGCGCGTTGATCGGTATTGCGTTATTTCAGTCAGCCTATATCGCGGAAGTCGTGCGCGGGGGTCTTCAGGCGATACCCAGAGGCCAGCAGGAAGCAGCAGCTTCGCTGGGATTGAATTACTGGAAATTGATGGCGCTGGTGATTCTGCCGCAGGCCCTCAAGCTCGTGATTCCTGGCTTGGTGACCACCTTTATCGAGTTGTTCAAAGACACCACGCTGGTTTCGATTATCGGCTTGTTCGACCTGCTCGGAATCGTGCAGTCGGCCTTTACTGATCCCAAGTGGCTGGGTTTCGCGCTGGAGGGATTCGTCTTCGCTGGCGCGCTGTACTGGCTGTTTTGTTTTGGCATGTCGCGCTACAGCATGCGTTTGGAACGTCGTTACGATACCGGACACAAGCGCTGA
- a CDS encoding amino acid ABC transporter permease, whose translation MSAPPKEPLVPGRPSLMSNPRVRAIIFQALVLGAVFALLGYVFHNTVSNLEQRGISTGFGFLDREAGFGIIQSLIPYTPSSTYGRTFLVGLVNTLLVSVMGIVLATLVGLVVGIGRLSKNWLIARLAGIYIETFRNIPLLLQVLFWYFAVLQALPAPRQSLSIGEWAFLNIRGVYLPGPVPGTGFGYVVLSLLVAIVLVVWLARWAHRRQLRTGQPFHTVYASLALLVGLPALSFVLLGMPLTWSLPSLHGFNFTGGITMIPELTALLLALTIYTASSIAEIVRSGILAVSHGQTEAARSLGLNPGNTTRLVVLPQALRVIIPPLTSQYLNLVKNSSLATAIGYPDLVNVFAGTTLNQTGQAVVIIGMTMAVYLTLSLLISLFMNWYNQRVALIER comes from the coding sequence ATGTCCGCTCCTCCCAAGGAACCACTCGTACCGGGACGCCCAAGCCTGATGAGCAACCCGCGGGTTCGCGCGATCATATTCCAGGCGCTGGTCTTGGGCGCAGTATTCGCATTGCTCGGCTATGTTTTTCACAATACGGTCAGCAATCTTGAGCAAAGAGGTATCTCCACGGGCTTCGGTTTTTTGGATCGAGAAGCCGGTTTCGGTATTATCCAAAGCCTGATTCCGTATACCCCTTCATCGACCTACGGCCGCACCTTTCTGGTTGGGCTGGTTAACACCTTGCTGGTTTCGGTCATGGGTATTGTGCTGGCCACGCTGGTGGGTCTGGTAGTCGGTATCGGCAGGCTGTCGAAGAATTGGCTGATTGCTCGCCTGGCCGGAATCTATATCGAGACCTTCCGCAATATTCCTTTATTGTTGCAGGTGCTGTTTTGGTATTTTGCCGTGTTGCAGGCACTACCCGCACCGCGCCAGAGTTTGTCGATCGGAGAATGGGCATTCCTGAACATCCGCGGCGTCTATTTGCCGGGACCGGTGCCGGGTACTGGATTCGGTTATGTAGTGCTGAGCCTGCTGGTTGCGATTGTATTGGTCGTCTGGCTCGCACGTTGGGCGCACCGTCGGCAATTGCGTACCGGACAGCCTTTTCACACGGTCTATGCCTCGCTGGCTTTGTTGGTGGGGCTGCCGGCATTGAGTTTTGTGCTGCTGGGTATGCCGCTGACTTGGTCGCTGCCAAGCCTGCATGGCTTCAATTTTACCGGTGGCATCACCATGATCCCCGAGCTGACAGCACTGCTGTTGGCTCTGACCATCTACACCGCTTCCTCAATTGCGGAAATCGTCCGTTCGGGCATCCTCGCGGTTAGCCATGGGCAGACCGAGGCGGCCCGTTCGTTGGGATTAAATCCCGGCAATACCACACGCTTGGTTGTCTTGCCGCAGGCGCTTCGGGTGATCATTCCACCGCTGACCAGCCAATACCTGAATTTGGTCAAAAACTCATCTCTCGCTACCGCAATTGGTTACCCGGATCTGGTCAACGTTTTTGCGGGGACGACGCTCAATCAAACGGGGCAGGCGGTGGTGATCATCGGCATGACCATGGCGGTTTATCTCACGCTGAGCTTGCTGATCTCGCTGTTCATGAACTGGTACAACCAGCGGGTTGCGCTCATTGAGCGTTGA
- a CDS encoding amino acid ABC transporter substrate-binding protein, which produces MHKLRWMAVGTAFSFAMVAGTAHAGATFDAVKNKGYVQCGVSTGLPGFSNTDDKGHWKGMDVDVCRAVAAAMFGDANKVRYTPLTAKERFTALQSGEVDVLSRNTTWTLTRDASLGINFAGVNYYDGQGFMVKKALGVKSAKDLSGATVCVQSGTTTELNLADYFRSQHMQFKPVTFDTSDATVKAFDAGRCDVLTSDQSQLYALRILLANPDSAEVLPEIISKEPLGPSVRQGDDEWFNLVKWSLFAMLDAENLGITSKNIDSLKADSNNPAIQRFIGVKGGLGKMLGVSDGWAYDIVKQVGNYSESFERNVGMSSPLKIRRGLNALWNQGGIQYAPPIR; this is translated from the coding sequence ATGCATAAATTACGCTGGATGGCGGTTGGTACCGCCTTTTCGTTTGCCATGGTGGCGGGAACTGCCCACGCCGGTGCCACCTTCGACGCCGTCAAAAATAAAGGCTATGTGCAGTGTGGCGTTAGCACGGGTCTACCCGGCTTTTCCAATACCGATGACAAAGGGCATTGGAAGGGCATGGACGTGGATGTTTGTCGCGCTGTCGCTGCGGCAATGTTTGGCGACGCCAACAAAGTACGGTACACCCCGCTGACCGCCAAGGAGCGTTTCACCGCACTGCAGTCAGGAGAGGTTGATGTGCTGTCACGTAATACGACCTGGACGCTGACCCGCGATGCTTCACTCGGGATCAATTTTGCCGGCGTGAATTATTACGATGGCCAGGGGTTCATGGTGAAGAAGGCGCTGGGGGTCAAGAGCGCCAAGGATCTAAGTGGCGCGACCGTCTGCGTACAATCCGGCACGACGACTGAACTCAATCTTGCCGATTATTTCCGCAGCCAGCATATGCAGTTCAAACCGGTGACCTTCGATACCTCCGACGCTACCGTGAAGGCATTCGACGCGGGTCGTTGTGACGTACTGACCTCCGATCAATCTCAGTTGTATGCGTTGCGGATTCTGTTGGCCAACCCGGATAGCGCCGAGGTGTTGCCCGAAATTATTTCCAAAGAACCGCTGGGCCCGTCGGTGCGACAGGGCGACGATGAATGGTTCAATCTTGTGAAGTGGAGCTTGTTTGCGATGTTGGATGCCGAAAATCTCGGTATTACCTCGAAAAACATCGATTCGCTCAAGGCCGATAGCAATAACCCAGCGATTCAGCGTTTCATCGGGGTCAAGGGAGGCTTGGGCAAAATGCTCGGGGTTTCCGACGGGTGGGCTTATGACATCGTCAAGCAGGTTGGTAATTACAGTGAATCCTTCGAGCGGAATGTGGGCATGTCATCACCGCTGAAGATCCGCCGCGGCCTGAATGCCCTCTGGAATCAGGGCGGCATCCAGTACGCTCCGCCGATTCGCTGA
- a CDS encoding ABC transporter substrate-binding protein, whose amino-acid sequence MRYKPYLATALLAALPMVGHAASSDCSIPIGAVLPLTGSLSATGQENVKAVQLAVEEFNKAGGINGCTLKAMIYDSQTQPSTGVDAAKKLIDINHVPALVGAYSSGVSMAILTSATAPSKVVQISAGSTSPAFTQLAKEGKTGGYWFRTCPSDALQGVAMAYVAKEKAHLKKVAVIYLNNPYGLGLADRFKDAFTAYGGKVTSMVVYNPQQPSYRSEVAKALAGHPQALFLVAYPNEGATILREWISNGGAQKYLFPDALNAPQFITSVGAKYLDGHVWGTVPGSMDTPSLPIVKKAFKAAYGHDFTQPYDANAYDAVATIALAMEAGKCSTGTCIKDHIRSVTGDPKGTPVEAGVAGFKKARKLLAEGKTIRYVGASGDLNFDPQGDVQGPEVVWQVEGGNIVNKQTMSADEIAVITKKLGLK is encoded by the coding sequence ATGCGCTACAAACCTTATCTGGCGACTGCCTTGTTGGCCGCGCTGCCCATGGTGGGGCATGCCGCCTCCAGCGATTGCAGTATCCCCATCGGTGCAGTCCTGCCGCTGACCGGTTCGCTCAGCGCAACCGGCCAGGAGAACGTCAAGGCCGTGCAGCTGGCGGTCGAGGAGTTCAACAAGGCCGGCGGCATCAATGGATGTACGCTCAAGGCGATGATCTATGATTCGCAGACCCAGCCCTCGACGGGTGTCGATGCGGCCAAGAAGCTGATCGACATCAACCACGTGCCGGCCCTGGTCGGCGCCTATTCCAGTGGCGTGTCGATGGCGATCCTGACTTCGGCCACGGCCCCCTCCAAGGTGGTGCAGATTTCCGCCGGGTCGACATCACCAGCGTTTACCCAATTGGCCAAAGAAGGCAAGACGGGTGGTTACTGGTTCCGTACCTGCCCTTCGGACGCCCTGCAAGGCGTGGCCATGGCCTATGTGGCCAAGGAAAAAGCCCATCTCAAGAAGGTGGCGGTCATTTACCTGAACAATCCCTATGGTCTGGGGTTGGCTGATCGCTTTAAGGATGCCTTCACCGCCTATGGCGGCAAGGTGACCTCGATGGTGGTTTACAACCCGCAGCAGCCTTCATACCGCTCAGAGGTTGCCAAGGCGCTGGCAGGCCACCCACAGGCCTTGTTCTTGGTTGCTTATCCGAACGAGGGTGCGACCATCCTGCGTGAATGGATCAGCAATGGCGGTGCGCAGAAGTACCTGTTCCCGGATGCGCTCAATGCCCCGCAGTTCATCACCAGCGTCGGTGCGAAATATCTAGACGGCCATGTTTGGGGAACGGTGCCCGGCAGTATGGATACCCCCAGTCTGCCGATCGTGAAGAAGGCATTCAAGGCGGCTTACGGGCATGATTTTACCCAGCCTTACGATGCGAATGCCTACGATGCTGTTGCGACTATCGCGCTGGCGATGGAGGCGGGCAAGTGCAGCACCGGCACCTGCATCAAGGATCACATCCGTAGCGTGACCGGCGATCCGAAGGGCACGCCTGTCGAAGCCGGCGTCGCTGGTTTCAAAAAGGCTCGCAAGCTGCTGGCCGAGGGCAAGACAATCCGCTATGTCGGCGCCTCCGGTGATCTGAACTTCGATCCCCAGGGTGACGTGCAGGGGCCGGAAGTGGTCTGGCAGGTCGAGGGGGGCAACATCGTCAACAAGCAGACCATGAGTGCTGACGAGATCGCAGTGATCACCAAGAAGCTGGGCCTGAAGTAA
- a CDS encoding ABC transporter substrate-binding protein → MVSKKLTKSMFAGVAAGVLSMAAINAHAECTTTIGGVMALTGSLGALGQQIGEGAQLAVSDINAAGGVNGCKLKFDLYDDQTNPAVGVDAAKKLVDINRVPVIIGALSSGVSMAILTSVTSSAHVVQISPASTSPTFTQLAQEGRTGGYWFRTVPSDALQGTAMAMLAHQHGLKSVAVMYINNPYGTGLAGKFANYFKKMGGTVTAEVPYNDKQPSYRSEVNQALSGKPQALFLVGYPGDGTTVAREWISAGGPMTFLLPDGLESQKFVDDVGPQYLKTVYGTAAGSEKTPSLATFKENFKKKHGSYPTQAYMTNAYDAVMIAALAMESGKSDKAPTIRDNIRKVTGMGGTPIYAGVDGFKKASMLLKAGKKVHYVGASGPLSFDQYGDVTAPMVVWTVKGGKVAETGMIKVDAINKVLKQYAK, encoded by the coding sequence ATGGTGTCTAAAAAACTGACAAAGTCGATGTTCGCGGGCGTGGCGGCCGGCGTACTGTCAATGGCCGCGATCAATGCGCATGCCGAGTGCACGACCACCATCGGTGGCGTGATGGCCTTGACCGGTTCGCTGGGTGCGTTAGGTCAGCAGATCGGCGAGGGTGCTCAGCTCGCGGTCAGCGATATCAATGCGGCCGGCGGTGTGAATGGTTGCAAGTTGAAATTCGACCTTTACGACGATCAGACCAATCCCGCCGTGGGCGTAGATGCGGCCAAGAAATTGGTGGACATCAATCGCGTACCGGTCATCATCGGCGCACTGTCCAGCGGCGTCAGCATGGCCATTCTGACTTCGGTGACCAGCTCCGCGCATGTGGTGCAGATTTCGCCCGCGTCGACCTCGCCGACCTTCACCCAGCTCGCCCAGGAAGGCCGCACTGGCGGTTACTGGTTCCGTACCGTGCCTTCCGATGCCCTGCAGGGTACGGCGATGGCCATGCTGGCGCATCAGCACGGCCTCAAGAGCGTGGCGGTGATGTACATCAACAACCCTTACGGTACTGGTCTGGCCGGCAAGTTTGCGAACTATTTCAAGAAGATGGGTGGCACGGTGACTGCCGAGGTGCCTTACAACGACAAACAGCCTTCCTATCGTTCCGAGGTCAATCAGGCCCTGTCAGGTAAACCGCAGGCCCTGTTCCTGGTCGGTTATCCGGGCGACGGCACCACCGTGGCGCGCGAATGGATATCCGCCGGCGGCCCGATGACCTTCCTGCTACCGGATGGCCTGGAGTCGCAGAAGTTTGTCGACGACGTGGGTCCGCAGTACCTCAAGACGGTCTACGGCACCGCTGCGGGTTCCGAGAAGACGCCTTCGCTGGCAACCTTTAAGGAAAACTTCAAGAAGAAGCACGGCAGCTACCCGACCCAGGCTTACATGACCAATGCCTATGACGCCGTCATGATTGCCGCATTGGCCATGGAATCCGGCAAGAGTGACAAGGCGCCGACCATTCGTGACAACATCCGCAAGGTGACGGGTATGGGCGGCACGCCTATCTATGCCGGCGTCGATGGCTTCAAGAAGGCTTCTATGCTGCTCAAAGCCGGCAAAAAAGTGCATTACGTCGGTGCTTCCGGCCCGCTGAGCTTCGACCAGTACGGCGACGTGACGGCGCCGATGGTGGTGTGGACGGTCAAGGGCGGCAAGGTTGCCGAGACCGGGATGATTAAAGTTGACGCGATCAACAAGGTGCTCAAGCAGTACGCCAAATAG
- a CDS encoding branched-chain amino acid ABC transporter permease has product MSGLVSYLVFFLILAAIYGVVSLGLNLQWGYTGLFNIGVAGFFAVGAYTYAILASPVTSGHLGGFNVPIPLSMVAAMLVTGVAALVIGFPTLRLRDDYLAIATIGIAFSIQLVAMNTQWLTGGTQGIYNIPQPLANVFKSNFEYNVFFLAMVLLILFVVYIALERMVHSPWGRVLMAIREDETAASSVGKNAFSYRLQSFVIGSMIMGLGGALYACFIKYISPQDFQPVLTFQIWAMLIIGGSGNNRGAVLGALLVWMLWSGSGTLVQAILPASLQVKGGAFQIILIGLVLMLTLIFKPRGILGNRRAIIPRAKQAP; this is encoded by the coding sequence ATGAGCGGCCTGGTTTCCTATCTCGTATTTTTCCTGATCCTCGCCGCCATTTATGGCGTTGTCTCACTGGGGCTGAACCTGCAGTGGGGTTACACGGGTCTGTTCAATATTGGCGTCGCCGGTTTTTTCGCGGTGGGCGCATATACCTACGCGATCCTCGCCAGCCCGGTGACCTCTGGGCATCTGGGCGGTTTCAACGTGCCCATCCCGCTGAGCATGGTTGCGGCGATGTTGGTCACTGGTGTGGCGGCGCTGGTCATTGGGTTTCCGACACTGCGGCTGCGTGACGATTACCTAGCCATCGCCACCATCGGCATTGCCTTCAGCATCCAGCTGGTGGCGATGAACACCCAGTGGCTCACAGGCGGTACGCAGGGCATCTATAACATCCCGCAGCCGCTGGCGAACGTCTTCAAGTCGAACTTCGAGTACAACGTGTTCTTCCTGGCGATGGTCTTGCTCATCCTGTTCGTGGTGTACATCGCGCTGGAGCGCATGGTGCATTCGCCCTGGGGCCGGGTATTGATGGCGATACGCGAGGATGAAACCGCGGCCAGCTCGGTCGGCAAGAACGCGTTCAGTTACCGCCTGCAGTCATTCGTGATCGGTTCCATGATCATGGGATTGGGTGGCGCGCTGTACGCCTGTTTCATCAAATACATCAGTCCGCAGGATTTCCAGCCGGTGCTGACCTTCCAGATCTGGGCGATGCTGATCATCGGCGGTAGCGGCAACAATCGCGGTGCGGTACTGGGTGCGCTGCTGGTTTGGATGCTGTGGAGCGGCAGCGGCACGCTGGTCCAGGCGATTCTGCCGGCGAGTCTGCAGGTTAAGGGTGGCGCCTTCCAGATCATCTTGATCGGCTTGGTGCTGATGCTGACGTTGATCTTCAAGCCCAGAGGAATCCTGGGTAACCGGAGAGCGATCATTCCCAGGGCCAAACAGGCGCCTTGA
- a CDS encoding branched-chain amino acid ABC transporter permease, with amino-acid sequence MIGQYLADGIVLGSTIALGAIGLTLTYNILNFANFAHGSLLSWGAYFGLVFVMAFSGVQGGTFGSLSFGWPFIVALIGAAVLTSGLALLVDWLVFRPLRRSNIQVALVFASFGASLLLRNFIVVFFGPEPRYYSNSIQMAKEILPGVRMTADQIFVVVLAAVLVVVLHLFLTRTKLGKAMRATADNLALAQVTGINVQGVVRWTWVVGASLAAVAGMFFGLTVQVLPEMGFNLVLPLFAAAILGGIGSVYGAVLGGLVIGIAQDVSVMFISPAYKPAVAFVIMIVVLLVRPTGILGEKK; translated from the coding sequence ATGATCGGCCAATATCTCGCGGACGGTATCGTTCTCGGCTCGACGATTGCGCTCGGCGCGATCGGTTTGACGCTGACCTACAACATTCTTAACTTCGCCAATTTCGCGCATGGCTCCCTGCTGTCCTGGGGCGCCTATTTCGGCTTGGTGTTCGTGATGGCCTTTTCCGGCGTGCAGGGTGGGACCTTCGGGTCTCTGTCCTTCGGCTGGCCCTTCATCGTCGCGCTGATCGGTGCTGCGGTGCTGACCTCTGGGTTGGCCTTGTTGGTCGACTGGTTGGTGTTCCGTCCACTGCGACGCAGCAATATTCAGGTGGCGCTGGTGTTCGCCTCTTTCGGTGCTTCGCTGTTGTTGCGCAACTTCATCGTCGTGTTCTTCGGCCCGGAGCCGCGCTATTACAGCAATTCCATCCAGATGGCCAAGGAGATTCTGCCCGGTGTGCGCATGACCGCGGATCAGATTTTCGTGGTCGTCCTGGCCGCGGTGCTGGTGGTGGTGCTGCATTTGTTCCTGACGCGCACCAAGCTGGGCAAGGCCATGCGCGCGACCGCCGACAATCTTGCGCTGGCACAAGTTACCGGGATCAACGTGCAGGGCGTTGTGCGCTGGACCTGGGTGGTCGGCGCCTCATTGGCTGCGGTGGCCGGTATGTTCTTCGGTCTCACGGTCCAGGTTCTGCCTGAAATGGGCTTCAACCTGGTCTTGCCCTTATTCGCGGCGGCGATTCTGGGCGGCATCGGTAGCGTTTACGGCGCGGTACTGGGTGGCCTCGTCATCGGCATCGCACAGGACGTGTCGGTCATGTTCATTTCCCCGGCCTACAAGCCGGCGGTAGCCTTCGTGATCATGATTGTGGTCCTGCTCGTACGTCCGACCGGCATTCTCGGAGAAAAGAAATGA
- a CDS encoding ATP-binding cassette domain-containing protein — MLEVTELGKDFGGLQAIDNVSFTLQKNTITGLIGPNGAGKTTLFNTIAGVYKPTRGSITFNGEAIDGLSPHRIFHKGLVRTFQIPRPFPDMSVLENLMVVPPRQYGEQFWNNWFRRGRVRQQEQEIHEKARETLKFLNLERVTHEQAKNLSGGQQKLVEIGRALMADPQLILLDEPGAGVNPSLLAEIIERIRELHDKGITFLLIEHNMDMVMNLCDPILVMANGKLLMEGDAQTVRTDRACLTPTWEAAPMSEAMLKVDNLMAGYNPGVPILRGATIEVMPGEIVTVLGPNGAGKSTLIKSIAGLVPVFSGKVTLEGRDITALAPHTMVQQGLAYVPQNNNVFARLSVQENLEMGAYTRKEGLEQRLQETYALFPDLARLRHHPAGKLSGGQRQMVAFGRALMVSPKLLMLDEPSAGLSPKLVGMVFKNVQEVRDTGVTILMVEQNAKAGLMISDRGYVLAEGKEQIMDKADALLRNPEIGELYLGSKGGLL; from the coding sequence ATGCTAGAGGTCACCGAGCTGGGTAAGGATTTCGGCGGCCTACAGGCCATAGACAACGTTTCCTTCACCTTGCAGAAAAATACCATTACCGGGTTGATCGGTCCGAACGGGGCGGGCAAGACCACCCTCTTCAATACCATCGCCGGCGTCTACAAACCGACTCGCGGCAGCATTACCTTCAATGGCGAGGCCATCGATGGGCTTTCGCCACACCGGATTTTTCACAAGGGCCTGGTGCGTACCTTCCAGATTCCCAGACCCTTCCCCGACATGAGCGTGCTTGAGAACCTCATGGTGGTGCCTCCGCGTCAGTATGGGGAACAGTTCTGGAACAACTGGTTCCGCCGTGGCCGAGTCCGCCAGCAGGAACAGGAGATACACGAGAAGGCCCGTGAGACGCTCAAGTTCCTGAATCTGGAACGCGTGACTCACGAGCAGGCCAAGAATCTGTCCGGTGGACAGCAGAAGCTGGTGGAGATCGGTCGCGCGCTGATGGCAGATCCGCAGCTGATCCTGCTCGACGAGCCGGGTGCGGGCGTGAATCCCTCGCTGCTCGCCGAAATCATCGAGCGCATACGTGAGCTGCACGATAAGGGCATCACCTTCCTGCTCATCGAACACAACATGGACATGGTCATGAATCTCTGCGACCCCATCTTGGTGATGGCCAACGGGAAACTGTTGATGGAGGGCGATGCGCAAACAGTGCGCACCGATCGCGCGTGCTTGACGCCTACCTGGGAGGCAGCCCCGATGAGTGAAGCGATGCTCAAGGTCGATAATCTCATGGCTGGTTACAATCCGGGTGTGCCGATCCTCCGTGGCGCGACCATTGAGGTGATGCCAGGCGAGATCGTCACCGTGCTGGGCCCCAACGGCGCGGGCAAGTCCACATTGATCAAGTCCATCGCCGGACTGGTGCCGGTCTTCTCCGGCAAAGTCACCTTGGAGGGCCGCGATATCACCGCCCTGGCACCGCACACGATGGTGCAACAGGGCTTGGCCTACGTCCCCCAGAACAACAACGTGTTTGCCCGTCTGAGCGTGCAGGAAAACCTGGAAATGGGGGCCTACACGCGCAAGGAAGGCCTCGAACAGCGTCTGCAAGAGACCTATGCGCTGTTTCCGGATCTCGCACGGCTGCGGCATCACCCGGCGGGTAAGCTCTCGGGCGGACAGCGGCAGATGGTTGCCTTCGGTCGAGCACTGATGGTCAGCCCCAAATTATTGATGCTGGACGAACCCTCTGCGGGCCTGTCGCCGAAACTGGTGGGCATGGTCTTCAAGAACGTGCAGGAGGTACGCGATACCGGCGTCACCATCCTGATGGTGGAACAAAATGCCAAGGCCGGGCTGATGATCTCCGATCGCGGCTATGTCCTGGCGGAAGGCAAGGAGCAAATCATGGACAAGGCGGATGCGCTATTGCGCAACCCCGAGATCGGCGAGCTGTATCTGGGCTCCAAGGGGGGATTGCTATGA